In Candidatus Poribacteria bacterium, the following are encoded in one genomic region:
- a CDS encoding transposase: MSHCPLKRYERKLARANRRLSRRQKGSQNWHKAKRILTSVHTRIGNIREDAHHQATIRIVRKASAIGIETLKITNMLKNRKLAKALSDSALGGFLTKLKYKADRRGIPITEAPQFFASSKTCSNCGHKKADLALSERTYHCSECGPGLR; this comes from the coding sequence ATATCGCATTGCCCGCTGAAGCGATATGAACGCAAGTTAGCACGTGCCAATCGTAGACTTTCGCGCAGGCAGAAAGGTAGTCAGAACTGGCATAAGGCAAAGCGTATACTCACTTCTGTCCACACACGGATCGGTAATATCCGTGAAGACGCTCACCACCAAGCAACAATACGGATTGTACGCAAAGCAAGTGCTATCGGGATTGAGACGCTGAAGATTACCAACATGCTCAAGAATCGGAAACTTGCCAAAGCATTATCCGACTCAGCACTTGGCGGTTTTCTGACAAAACTCAAATACAAAGCAGATAGGCGTGGTATACCGATAACCGAGGCACCGCAATTCTTTGCCTCAAGTAAGACCTGCAGCAACTGCGGACACAAGAAGGCAGATTTGGCACTCTCTGAGAGAACCTATCATTGCTCCGAATGTGGACCTGGACTGCGATAG
- a CDS encoding YIP1 family protein codes for MKESWQNLIDLIANPKATFTRLKSKPKWGVAFGVFCFLVVVLAWIVFPFTQKFINPQYAGSLADIKLFGSTKAASMVFVAVGGIILGILCAVVFSIGLTVVSRVFKVNAALTFKHIFAA; via the coding sequence ATGAAAGAAAGCTGGCAAAATCTCATTGATCTCATTGCGAACCCGAAAGCCACATTTACGCGGCTGAAATCTAAGCCAAAATGGGGAGTTGCATTCGGTGTCTTCTGCTTTCTTGTCGTGGTATTGGCATGGATAGTTTTCCCGTTTACGCAGAAGTTCATTAATCCACAATATGCGGGTAGTTTAGCGGATATTAAGTTGTTTGGATCTACCAAAGCAGCATCTATGGTGTTTGTGGCGGTAGGTGGGATTATTCTTGGGATTCTCTGTGCTGTTGTGTTCAGTATTGGACTCACCGTGGTATCGCGAGTTTTCAAGGTGAATGCGGCACTCACATTTAAACATATCTTCGCGGCTTAG
- a CDS encoding YIP1 family protein, translated as MKESLQNIGDLIAEPSAAFSRLKSQPRWGVVFIFFYLFSVLLLWAVSPYTQQLMSKGMAQSDGPTEQLQTMARVMGVLIILLGPVFAILGFIISSAVLKLGARFLLKNEMLRFRHIYAAVLHVSLISCLIQLVNTALLLVFRDVGDVKNGADFKMIPGLHLLLGSDASPKIMMFLSHINPLSLWLIAVMAIAIAVLADMEKNKARVAAVILWVISILPEVVFAT; from the coding sequence ATGAAGGAGAGTTTGCAAAATATAGGGGACCTCATTGCTGAACCGAGTGCCGCGTTTTCGCGTCTCAAATCACAGCCGAGGTGGGGAGTAGTCTTTATTTTCTTCTACCTGTTTTCTGTGCTCCTATTATGGGCTGTCTCGCCTTACACGCAACAATTGATGTCTAAAGGTATGGCACAGAGTGACGGACCTACCGAACAACTTCAAACGATGGCTCGGGTAATGGGAGTCCTGATCATCTTGCTTGGGCCGGTTTTTGCGATTCTGGGGTTTATCATTAGCAGTGCCGTCCTCAAATTAGGGGCGCGGTTTCTTTTAAAAAATGAGATGTTAAGATTTCGGCATATCTATGCCGCTGTTCTTCACGTCTCGCTGATCAGTTGCCTCATACAACTCGTCAACACCGCGCTTTTGCTTGTTTTTAGAGATGTAGGAGATGTCAAAAACGGCGCGGACTTCAAAATGATTCCGGGGCTGCATCTCTTGTTGGGAAGTGATGCAAGCCCTAAAATAATGATGTTTCTCAGTCATATCAATCCATTGAGTTTGTGGCTAATTGCAGTGATGGCAATAGCAATCGCTGTACTTGCCGATATGGAAAAAAACAAAGCCCGTGTCGCTGCAGTAATTCTGTGGGTAATTAGTATTCTGCCTGAGGTCGTATTTGCCACCTGA